In Sulfitobacter sp. OXR-159, one DNA window encodes the following:
- the uvrB gene encoding excinuclease ABC subunit UvrB → MPYAHSDKSEGMPMLANPAPDVRSRPKLEGGHKFKLVTEFAPAGDQPTAIKELTEGVNSGERDQVLLGATGTGKTFTMAKVIEETQRPAIILAPNKTLAAQLYGEFKGFFPDNAVEYFVSYYDYYQPEAYVARSDTFIEKESQINEQIDRMRHSATRALLERDDVIIVASVSCIYGIGSVETYGAMTQDLKAGGMYDQRKVIADLVAQQYKRNDAAFQRGSFRVRGDSLEIFPAHLDDRAWRLSFFGEELESITEFDPLTGEKTDTFDQIRVYANSHYVTPKPTMSQAIIGIKKELRTRLDQLVADGKLLEAQRLEQRTNFDIEMLEATGVCNGIENYSRYLTGRAPGEPPPTLFEFIPDNAIVFADESHVSVPQIGGMYKGDYRRKFTLAEHGFRLPSCMDNRPLKFEEWDAMRPQSVFVSATPAAWEIEQTGGVFTEQVIRPTGLLDPQVEIRPVEMQVDDLLDEVRKVAADGYRTLCTVLTKRMAEDLTEYMHEQGIRVRYMHSDIDTIERIEILRDLRLGAFDVLIGINLLREGLDIPECGLVAILDADKEGFLRSETSLIQTIGRAARNAEGRVIMYADRITGSMERAMGETERRRVKQMAYNEEHGITPATVKKNVEDILAGLYKGDVDMNRVTAKVDNPLAGGNLQTVLDGLRTDMRKAAENLEFEEAARLRDEVKRLEAVDLAVADDPMARQQAVDRAVDAAQQASGRSTSGRGGMRGGNVKRRKR, encoded by the coding sequence ATGCCCTATGCCCATTCCGACAAATCCGAGGGGATGCCGATGCTGGCAAACCCCGCGCCAGACGTGCGCAGTCGCCCCAAGCTGGAGGGCGGCCATAAGTTCAAGCTGGTGACCGAGTTCGCTCCGGCGGGCGACCAGCCCACCGCGATCAAGGAATTGACCGAAGGGGTGAACTCGGGCGAGCGCGATCAGGTGCTTCTGGGCGCGACCGGCACGGGCAAGACTTTCACCATGGCCAAGGTGATCGAGGAAACGCAACGCCCGGCGATCATCCTTGCGCCCAACAAGACGCTGGCGGCGCAGCTTTACGGCGAATTCAAAGGCTTCTTCCCCGACAACGCGGTGGAATATTTCGTCTCATACTATGACTACTACCAGCCCGAAGCCTATGTCGCGCGGTCCGATACCTTCATTGAGAAGGAAAGCCAGATCAACGAACAGATCGACCGGATGCGCCACTCTGCCACCCGCGCGCTGTTGGAGCGTGACGACGTGATCATCGTGGCCTCGGTTTCCTGCATCTACGGCATCGGTAGCGTCGAGACCTACGGCGCGATGACGCAAGACTTGAAAGCGGGCGGCATGTACGACCAGCGCAAGGTGATCGCCGATCTGGTGGCGCAGCAGTACAAGCGCAATGACGCAGCCTTCCAGCGCGGCTCTTTCCGCGTGCGCGGCGACAGCCTTGAAATCTTCCCCGCTCACCTTGATGACCGCGCATGGCGGCTCAGCTTCTTTGGCGAGGAATTGGAAAGCATCACCGAATTCGACCCGCTGACGGGCGAGAAGACGGACACGTTCGACCAGATCCGCGTCTACGCCAACAGCCACTACGTCACGCCGAAACCGACGATGTCCCAAGCCATCATCGGCATCAAAAAAGAGCTGCGCACCCGGCTCGACCAGCTCGTTGCCGATGGTAAACTGCTGGAAGCGCAGCGGCTGGAACAGCGCACCAATTTTGACATTGAGATGCTAGAGGCCACCGGCGTCTGCAACGGGATCGAGAACTATTCGCGCTATCTGACGGGCCGCGCACCGGGTGAGCCGCCCCCCACCCTCTTCGAATTCATCCCCGATAACGCCATCGTCTTTGCCGATGAGAGCCACGTCTCGGTCCCGCAGATCGGTGGCATGTACAAAGGCGACTATCGGCGCAAATTCACGCTGGCCGAACACGGCTTCCGTCTGCCGTCCTGCATGGACAACCGCCCGCTGAAGTTTGAGGAATGGGACGCCATGCGCCCGCAGTCGGTCTTTGTCTCGGCTACGCCCGCGGCGTGGGAGATTGAGCAGACCGGCGGTGTGTTTACTGAACAGGTGATCCGCCCCACCGGCCTGCTGGACCCCCAAGTCGAGATCCGGCCCGTCGAGATGCAGGTCGATGACCTGCTCGACGAGGTCCGCAAAGTCGCCGCCGATGGCTACCGCACGCTTTGCACCGTGCTGACCAAGCGCATGGCCGAAGACCTCACTGAATACATGCACGAACAGGGCATCCGCGTGCGCTACATGCACAGCGATATCGACACGATCGAGCGGATCGAAATCCTGCGCGATCTGCGCTTGGGCGCCTTTGATGTGCTGATCGGGATCAACCTTCTGCGTGAGGGTTTGGACATTCCCGAATGCGGGTTGGTGGCCATTCTGGATGCCGACAAGGAGGGTTTCCTGCGCTCCGAGACTTCGCTGATTCAGACCATTGGCCGCGCCGCGCGAAACGCCGAAGGCCGGGTCATCATGTATGCCGACCGCATCACCGGCTCGATGGAGCGCGCCATGGGCGAGACCGAGCGCCGCCGCGTTAAGCAGATGGCCTATAACGAAGAGCACGGCATCACCCCCGCGACGGTGAAAAAGAACGTCGAAGACATCCTTGCCGGACTCTACAAAGGCGATGTGGATATGAACCGCGTCACCGCCAAAGTCGACAATCCGTTGGCGGGCGGCAATTTGCAAACCGTGCTCGACGGGCTGCGCACCGACATGCGCAAAGCGGCCGAGAACCTTGAGTTCGAAGAGGCCGCAAGGCTGCGCGATGAGGTCAAACGGCTGGAGGCGGTGGATTTGGCCGTGGCCGATGACCCGATGGCCCGGCAGCAAGCGGTGGACCGCGCTGTCGATGCGGCCCAACAAGCCTCGGGGCGCAGCACCTCTGGCCGCGGCGGGATGCGCGGCGGCAACGTCAAGCGCCGCAAACGGTAA
- a CDS encoding PRC-barrel domain-containing protein: MTDTTAPASLVSSGNVNGTAVFSADGTEIGHIDHLMIDKKSGKVAYAVMGFGGFLGIGEEHYPVPWNALDYDPARDGFRTNIDEATVKGAPERTEQWHSDRAWQERTFDHYGVPYYWL, translated from the coding sequence ATGACCGACACGACAGCACCCGCATCGCTGGTTTCTTCGGGCAATGTGAACGGCACCGCCGTTTTCAGCGCGGATGGGACCGAAATCGGCCATATCGACCACCTGATGATCGACAAGAAATCCGGCAAGGTTGCCTATGCCGTGATGGGTTTCGGTGGTTTTCTTGGCATCGGAGAAGAGCATTACCCCGTGCCATGGAACGCGCTGGACTATGATCCGGCCCGCGATGGTTTCAGGACAAACATCGACGAGGCCACGGTTAAAGGCGCGCCGGAACGGACCGAACAGTGGCACAGCGACCGCGCATGGCAAGAGCGCACGTTTGACCACTACGGCGTGCCCTACTACTGGCTTTGA
- a CDS encoding PLDc N-terminal domain-containing protein — MEYGLLGLIVLIADIYAIYQVITSNASGAAKIAWVLGIIILPVLGFIVWLIAGPRGNKAHV, encoded by the coding sequence ATGGAATATGGACTTTTAGGGCTCATCGTCCTCATCGCCGACATCTACGCCATCTATCAGGTCATTACCTCAAACGCCTCGGGCGCTGCCAAAATCGCTTGGGTGTTGGGCATCATCATCCTGCCTGTACTCGGCTTCATCGTCTGGCTGATCGCAGGCCCACGTGGCAACAAAGCCCACGTGTAA
- a CDS encoding glycosyl hydrolase family 28-related protein, whose product MNKAITDGVVLMPTPFAAGLDVWSSGDGTPGSDTYENAANAAFVPADQDFGGALELLKTQSTQQLRYMGQTTLLPGCYLRVTARVKAVSGNLPTVRIAGYPAQSGGGRVSGVTEAGPAETLTTYGEVVEVSAIIGSGDRGGVDMVWGTGAVYGHFGLDLTGPTGGVVRIDDIEIEDVTSVFLRDMLAQVDVRDFGAVGNGVSDDTAAFEAANAAADGRTVLVPAGNYLLNGDVTFDTAVKFEGHVTMPVGAVLLLRRNFDLPSYIEAFENEETAFLKAFQALLNNADHDSLDMGGRKVNVTGPLDMQAAVPDKTSYATRRVIRNGQLEAASSSNWDTVVVTSQARYAASDSRKLTNVTNIANVPVGALVEGTGVGREIYVRSKNVATQEITLNAPLYDAEGTQNFTFRKFQHMVDFSGFASLSKFVMADIEFQCNNRCSAINLAPAGLIFHLRDCFVSRPKDRGVTSIGGGCQGMLIDRCQFLSAEDALTVPNRTSIALNTNANDVKLRDCRATKFRHFALLAGGNSIVTGNHFFQGDEVDNGVRSAGLILASAHTSAVVTGNYVDNCFIEWTNEQDPTPAFTSGYSFSALSISDNIFLSGEVAPWFSYIVVKPHGAGHFLSGVAITGNRFRSLNGSIDRAERVDTTFADLDLSRCKNVVMKGNSFHAVTTQVENMAEIEFTQSTPSETWVIDTAGHLPFEGQALNSDAVVAHGAIRNSNNVAQFDMPYVTHAEGPDRDQLHVVWPTPVKGKVSVMVRMDNR is encoded by the coding sequence ATGAACAAGGCGATTACCGACGGCGTGGTGCTGATGCCGACGCCCTTTGCGGCGGGGCTGGATGTCTGGTCAAGCGGCGATGGCACGCCGGGGTCAGACACCTACGAGAACGCGGCCAATGCGGCCTTTGTCCCGGCAGATCAGGATTTCGGCGGGGCGCTGGAATTGCTGAAGACCCAAAGTACCCAACAATTGCGCTATATGGGGCAAACCACGCTGCTGCCGGGGTGTTACCTGCGGGTGACGGCGCGGGTGAAGGCGGTCAGTGGCAATCTGCCAACGGTGCGGATCGCGGGATACCCGGCGCAATCGGGCGGGGGCCGGGTGAGCGGCGTGACGGAAGCTGGCCCGGCGGAGACGCTGACGACCTATGGCGAGGTGGTCGAGGTGAGCGCGATCATCGGCAGCGGCGACCGGGGCGGCGTCGACATGGTTTGGGGCACCGGGGCCGTCTACGGCCATTTTGGTCTGGACCTGACCGGGCCGACCGGTGGCGTGGTTCGGATCGACGATATCGAGATCGAAGATGTCACTTCTGTTTTCCTGCGGGACATGCTGGCGCAGGTTGATGTGCGCGACTTTGGTGCGGTGGGCAATGGGGTGAGCGATGACACCGCCGCCTTTGAGGCCGCCAATGCCGCCGCCGACGGGCGCACGGTCTTGGTGCCTGCGGGGAATTATCTGCTGAACGGGGATGTCACCTTTGACACGGCGGTCAAATTTGAGGGCCATGTCACCATGCCGGTGGGGGCCGTTCTGCTGCTGCGCCGCAACTTTGACCTGCCCAGCTATATCGAAGCCTTCGAAAACGAAGAGACCGCTTTTCTCAAGGCGTTTCAGGCGCTTCTAAACAACGCGGATCACGACTCTCTCGACATGGGCGGGCGCAAGGTGAATGTGACCGGACCGCTGGATATGCAGGCGGCGGTGCCGGACAAGACCAGCTATGCGACCCGCCGGGTGATCCGAAATGGCCAGCTTGAGGCGGCGTCGAGCAGCAATTGGGACACGGTGGTGGTGACCTCGCAGGCGCGCTATGCCGCCTCGGATAGCCGCAAGCTGACCAATGTAACCAATATCGCCAATGTGCCCGTCGGCGCGCTGGTCGAAGGCACCGGGGTGGGGCGCGAGATCTATGTGCGCTCCAAAAACGTCGCCACGCAGGAGATCACCCTTAATGCGCCGCTCTACGATGCGGAGGGGACGCAGAATTTCACCTTCCGCAAGTTCCAACACATGGTGGATTTCAGCGGCTTCGCCTCGCTGTCGAAGTTCGTGATGGCCGACATCGAATTCCAGTGCAACAACCGCTGTAGCGCGATCAATCTTGCGCCTGCGGGGCTGATCTTTCATCTGCGCGACTGTTTCGTCAGCCGCCCCAAGGACCGCGGCGTCACGTCGATCGGCGGGGGCTGTCAGGGCATGTTGATCGACCGCTGCCAGTTCCTGTCGGCGGAGGATGCGCTGACGGTGCCGAACCGGACCTCTATCGCGCTTAACACCAACGCCAACGACGTGAAGCTGCGCGACTGCCGCGCCACCAAGTTCCGCCATTTCGCGCTGCTGGCGGGGGGCAACAGCATCGTGACGGGCAATCACTTCTTTCAAGGGGATGAGGTCGACAACGGTGTGCGCTCGGCGGGGCTCATCCTTGCCTCGGCGCATACCAGCGCGGTGGTGACGGGCAATTACGTCGACAACTGCTTTATCGAATGGACGAATGAGCAGGACCCGACCCCCGCCTTCACTTCGGGCTATTCGTTCAGTGCGCTCAGCATCAGCGACAATATCTTTCTGTCGGGGGAGGTGGCGCCTTGGTTCAGCTATATCGTCGTAAAACCGCATGGCGCGGGGCATTTCCTGAGCGGGGTGGCGATCACCGGCAACCGTTTCCGCAGCCTGAACGGCAGCATCGACCGGGCGGAGCGGGTGGATACGACCTTTGCCGACCTTGATCTGTCGCGCTGCAAGAACGTGGTGATGAAGGGCAACTCTTTCCACGCGGTGACCACGCAGGTGGAGAATATGGCCGAGATTGAGTTCACGCAGTCCACGCCGTCAGAGACTTGGGTGATCGATACGGCGGGCCATTTGCCTTTCGAGGGGCAGGCGCTGAACAGCGATGCGGTGGTGGCTCACGGTGCGATCCGCAACAGCAACAATGTGGCGCAGTTTGATATGCCTTACGTGACACATGCCGAAGGGCCGGACCGAGATCAGCTTCATGTGGTCTGGCCGACGCCGGTGAAGGGGAAGGTCTCTGTGATGGTGCGGATGGACAACCGCTGA
- a CDS encoding DUF4864 domain-containing protein — translation MRKGMFTFFGGLVLSALLSFGAMAQQAEIEETINSQFDAFRADDFAAALEFATPNLQRFFQTSENFRSMVSNGYPMVKNPAEVRFLDRRADGSRFYQVVQVVDPKGFTHLLGYLMEQTDAGWRIGGVQILDAPGANV, via the coding sequence ATGCGTAAAGGGATGTTCACATTTTTCGGAGGGCTGGTGCTGTCGGCCCTCCTGAGCTTTGGCGCCATGGCGCAGCAGGCCGAGATCGAAGAGACGATCAACAGCCAATTCGACGCATTTCGCGCGGATGACTTTGCCGCTGCCCTCGAATTCGCCACGCCGAATTTGCAGCGCTTTTTCCAGACCTCCGAGAACTTTCGCAGCATGGTAAGCAACGGGTATCCCATGGTGAAGAACCCTGCCGAGGTGCGGTTTCTGGACCGTCGCGCGGATGGGTCGCGCTTTTATCAGGTGGTGCAGGTTGTCGACCCCAAGGGGTTTACCCATTTGCTGGGCTATCTGATGGAGCAGACGGACGCAGGCTGGCGCATCGGAGGGGTGCAGATCCTCGACGCGCCGGGGGCCAACGTCTGA
- a CDS encoding IS1380-like element IS1247 family transposase — MDHPEGAGLQRADRVDFDPRVRLEFRGTQLSSDGGLLVMRELDDALGLSDLASAALRDTRSGKNTVHRLDGLFRQSVFGRLAGYEDVNDANRLACDPVMRQVVGGRAVDAQAASASQMGRFETETLALAGNRAALADLNGQWIDRFHDRNGLKYIVLDMDSSVSPTHGDQEGSAWNGHFDCSCYHPNFLFNQFGMLERCALRHGNVHSADGWRDVLDPVIARYAERDLGGRFFRADAAYAIPAIYERLEEARFFYAIRLPANAVLKDKIAHRLTRPVGRPSLTKVKRFFEEFEYQAASWDKERRVIAKIEWHPGELFPRVGFIVTNLPMEPDWVVRFYNQRGTAEQHIKEGKYAFRWTRLSCRKFRDNEVRLQLHALAYNLATFLRCIELPEAMADWSLTSLQLKLIKIGARVVRHARTITFQLAEVAVTGTMVRAILAAIRRLRAPPLCA, encoded by the coding sequence ATGGATCACCCAGAGGGTGCGGGCTTGCAACGGGCAGATCGGGTGGATTTCGACCCTCGCGTGCGGCTGGAATTTCGCGGCACGCAGCTCAGTTCCGACGGCGGCCTTCTGGTGATGCGCGAGCTTGATGACGCGCTCGGGTTGTCCGATTTGGCGTCAGCGGCGCTGCGCGATACTCGCTCTGGCAAGAACACGGTCCATCGGCTCGACGGCCTGTTCCGGCAATCAGTCTTTGGGCGGCTGGCCGGATACGAGGATGTCAACGACGCCAACCGTCTCGCCTGCGATCCGGTCATGCGCCAAGTTGTCGGCGGCAGAGCGGTCGATGCACAAGCGGCCTCGGCATCGCAGATGGGACGGTTCGAGACCGAGACGCTGGCTCTGGCCGGGAACCGTGCCGCGCTGGCCGACCTGAACGGGCAATGGATCGACCGGTTCCATGACCGTAACGGGCTGAAGTACATCGTTCTGGACATGGACAGCTCGGTCAGCCCGACCCATGGCGACCAGGAAGGGTCCGCCTGGAATGGCCATTTCGACTGTAGCTGCTATCACCCCAACTTTCTGTTCAACCAGTTCGGGATGCTGGAACGCTGCGCCCTGCGCCATGGCAACGTCCACAGCGCCGATGGCTGGCGTGATGTTCTCGACCCCGTCATTGCGCGCTACGCGGAGCGCGACCTTGGTGGCAGGTTCTTCCGGGCCGATGCTGCCTACGCGATCCCGGCGATCTATGAGCGATTGGAAGAAGCGCGGTTCTTCTACGCCATCCGGCTGCCCGCAAACGCGGTCCTCAAGGACAAGATCGCGCATCGGCTAACGCGCCCTGTCGGGCGGCCGTCACTGACCAAGGTCAAGCGGTTCTTCGAGGAATTCGAGTATCAGGCGGCGTCCTGGGACAAGGAACGCCGGGTGATCGCCAAGATCGAATGGCATCCGGGCGAACTGTTCCCGCGTGTCGGCTTCATCGTCACCAACCTGCCGATGGAGCCGGACTGGGTGGTGCGGTTCTACAACCAGCGCGGCACCGCCGAGCAGCACATCAAAGAGGGCAAATACGCCTTTCGCTGGACGCGGCTGTCGTGCCGGAAGTTCCGCGACAATGAGGTGCGGCTGCAACTGCACGCCCTGGCGTACAACCTGGCCACCTTCTTGCGCTGCATCGAGCTGCCCGAAGCCATGGCCGACTGGTCGTTGACCAGCCTGCAACTGAAGCTGATCAAGATCGGGGCACGTGTGGTCCGTCACGCCCGCACCATCACCTTCCAGCTGGCCGAGGTCGCTGTCACCGGCACGATGGTACGCGCCATCCTCGCCGCTATCCGCCGATTGCGAGCGCCACCGCTATGCGCATGA
- a CDS encoding lysine--tRNA ligase, with protein MSETRDAALSSKAWPFEEARRVLKRYAKKPPEKGYVLFETGYGPSGLPHIGTFGEVLRTTMIKRAFEEISDIPTKLVCFSDDLDGMRKVPGNVPQQDMLKEHMHKPLTVVPDPFGTHESFGHHNNDMLRRFLDTFGFEYEFYSAREFYRSGQFDEVLLRACEKYDEIMAVMLKSLREERRQTYSIFLPIHPETGRVLYVPMKEVNATDGTITFDDEDGTEMTLPVTGGNVKLQWKPDFGARWAALDVDFEMYGKEHATNTAIYDRICEILGGKKPEHFSYELFLDENGQKISKSSGNGISIDQWLTYASTESLSYFMFQKPKTAKRMYFDVIPKAVDEYHQQLRAYETQDTKARLNNPVWHIHGGDVPQSDMVVPFSMLLNLASVSSAEDKSQLWGFIQRYAPEATPENNPGMDQAAGHAVRYFNDFVKPTKVFRAPSDLEREALEDLRERLKVWDGGLDAEALQSMVFAVGKERFDPLRDWFTALYEVLLGASQGPRFGGFIALYGVDETVALIDAALEGKLTNT; from the coding sequence ATGTCCGAGACCCGAGACGCGGCACTCAGCAGCAAAGCATGGCCCTTTGAAGAAGCGCGCCGGGTGCTCAAACGTTACGCCAAGAAACCGCCAGAGAAGGGCTATGTGCTGTTCGAGACGGGCTATGGCCCCTCTGGCTTGCCGCATATCGGGACCTTTGGTGAGGTGCTGCGCACCACGATGATCAAGCGCGCCTTTGAAGAAATCAGCGATATTCCGACCAAGCTGGTGTGTTTCTCGGATGACCTCGACGGCATGCGCAAGGTGCCGGGCAATGTGCCGCAGCAGGACATGCTGAAAGAGCATATGCACAAACCGCTGACCGTGGTGCCGGACCCGTTTGGCACGCATGAAAGCTTTGGCCACCACAACAACGACATGCTGCGCCGGTTCCTCGATACCTTTGGGTTCGAGTATGAGTTCTATTCCGCGCGCGAGTTCTATCGTTCTGGTCAATTCGATGAGGTGCTGCTGCGCGCCTGCGAGAAATACGATGAGATCATGGCGGTGATGCTGAAGTCGCTGCGCGAGGAGCGTCGTCAGACCTATTCGATCTTTCTGCCGATCCACCCCGAGACGGGCCGCGTGCTTTATGTGCCGATGAAAGAGGTCAACGCCACGGACGGCACGATCACCTTCGACGACGAGGACGGCACCGAGATGACCCTGCCGGTGACAGGCGGCAATGTGAAGCTGCAATGGAAACCCGATTTCGGCGCGCGTTGGGCCGCTCTGGATGTCGACTTTGAGATGTACGGCAAAGAACACGCGACCAATACCGCGATCTATGACCGCATCTGTGAGATCCTCGGCGGCAAGAAACCCGAGCATTTCAGCTATGAACTGTTCCTTGATGAGAACGGTCAGAAGATCTCCAAATCCTCGGGCAACGGCATTTCGATCGACCAGTGGCTGACCTATGCCAGCACTGAGAGCCTGTCGTATTTCATGTTCCAAAAGCCCAAAACGGCCAAACGCATGTATTTCGACGTGATCCCCAAGGCGGTGGACGAATACCACCAGCAGCTGCGGGCCTATGAAACACAGGACACCAAGGCGCGGCTCAACAACCCGGTTTGGCATATCCACGGCGGCGATGTGCCCCAGTCGGATATGGTCGTGCCCTTCTCGATGCTGCTGAACCTTGCGAGCGTGTCGAGCGCCGAGGACAAGTCGCAGCTTTGGGGTTTCATCCAGCGCTATGCGCCTGAGGCCACGCCGGAAAACAACCCCGGAATGGATCAGGCGGCGGGCCATGCGGTGCGCTATTTCAATGACTTCGTCAAACCGACGAAAGTGTTCCGCGCGCCGAGCGATCTGGAGCGCGAAGCGCTGGAAGACCTGCGCGAGCGGCTGAAGGTTTGGGACGGTGGTCTGGATGCCGAGGCGTTGCAGAGCATGGTTTTTGCCGTCGGCAAAGAGCGTTTCGACCCGCTGCGCGACTGGTTCACGGCGCTTTACGAAGTGCTGCTGGGGGCCAGCCAAGGGCCGCGATTTGGTGGGTTTATCGCACTTTACGGCGTGGATGAGACCGTGGCACTGATCGACGCCGCACTAGAAGGCAAGCTGACCAACACGTGA
- a CDS encoding tellurite resistance TerB family protein has translation MPDTSSLSLSAQDSLVALMIAVSASDEDIRTAELVKIESALNLLPVFSGYDNDRVATISKTVFDLFEQEDGLDALFGLIREALPERLHETAYALACDVAAADGTLDEAELRLLEEIRYELNIDRLHAAAIERGARARHLT, from the coding sequence ATGCCCGACACATCTTCCCTCTCGCTCAGCGCCCAAGATAGCCTTGTCGCGCTGATGATCGCGGTCTCGGCCTCGGACGAAGACATTCGCACCGCCGAACTGGTCAAAATCGAATCCGCGCTAAACCTGCTGCCAGTGTTCTCGGGCTACGACAACGACCGCGTCGCGACGATCAGCAAGACGGTCTTTGACCTGTTTGAACAAGAAGACGGGCTAGATGCCCTCTTTGGCCTGATCCGCGAAGCGCTGCCCGAACGCCTGCATGAAACGGCCTATGCGCTGGCCTGCGACGTGGCCGCCGCCGATGGCACGCTCGACGAAGCCGAACTGCGCCTGCTCGAAGAAATCCGCTATGAGCTCAACATCGACCGGCTCCACGCCGCCGCGATTGAGCGCGGCGCGCGGGCACGGCATCTGACCTAA